From Betta splendens chromosome 3, fBetSpl5.4, whole genome shotgun sequence, the proteins below share one genomic window:
- the lmnl3 gene encoding lamin L3 isoform X1, which translates to MAHVTSTPSTTTTSGRSSRSATRRSAAAGLSASSSSSPSCLSRIQEKDDLRNLNDRLANYIQRVQDLESERSSMLIQLQKEESKSREMGNVRRLYEEELADVRKSLDGLAGERARLQIVHGNMCEDYKKLQSRIQKKENDLENALAQLRKVEAALSCKDSEFTKLLSDNRRLQEDFADLQAQLENLEGVLADTKNHMSSEILRRVEMENQVQTLKEQLELQKNISEQEIFEIRSRHKSRLVEVDAGRQKEFESKLAEAMQQLRHDHESQLQQYKEEIDRTFSSKLQNAHQTALEKNVAASATKDELQSTKLRLEMLSSQVQQYQKEKSMLESRFQELERTHEKERQIWQQKLSQKDEELLNMRSRMYSQLEDYENLLDVKLALDMEINAYRKMLEVGEQRLQLSPSPSHCTTIPRMHDHSSRKIRGKKRKREGVSGSSPAHKMASLPSQHGAVSVAEVDTAGRYIKLKNNSETEQPLGGWVVKRTYQNSGDISFHIPSTCVLAGGQTLTIWAAGAEVEADSGDLILQNHRSWGPITDTRVILLNPNNEEMADCMVCTQITDEEETGLEFDDEYVAGSDFQDFQRRDLAKEASCAVM; encoded by the exons ATGGCCCATgtcacctccaccccctccaccaccaccaccagcggCCGTTCGAGCCGCTCCGCCACGCGCCGCAGCGCAGCCGCCGGCCTGTcagcgtccagcagcagcagcccatccTGTCTGTCCCGCATTCAGGAGAAAGATGATCTCCGCAACCTCAACGACCGACTGGCCAACTACATCCAGCGGGTTCAGGATCTGGAAAGCGAGCGGTCCTCCATGCTGATCCAGCTGCAAAAGGAGGAATCGAAAAGCCGGGAGATGGGCAACGTCCGGCGGCTGTACGAAGAGGAATTGGCCGATGTCAGAAAGTCCCTGGACGGGTTGGCCGGAGAACGGGCCCGGCTGCAAATAGTGCACGGAAATATGTGCGAAGACTACAAAAAACTCCAGTCCAG GATTCAGAAGAAGGAGAATGATCTGGAAAATGCATTGGCACAGCTGAGGAAGGTTGAGGCAGCTCTTAGCTGTAAAGACTCTGAGTTTACCAAGCTGCTGTCTGACAACAGGAGACTCCAGGAAGACTTTGCTGATTTACAGGCCCAACTAGAAAAT TTGGAGGGAGTACTGGCAGACACAAAGAACCACATGAGCTCTGAGATCCTAAGAAGGGTTGAAATGGAGAACCAGGTTCAAACACTAAAAGAACAACTGGAACTCCAGAAGAACATCAGTGAGCAG GAGATTTTTGAGATCCGAAGCAGGCACAAGAGCCgtctggtggaggtggacgcagGACGCCAGAAGGAATTTGAAAGTAAATTGGCTGAGGCGATGCAGCAGCTTCGCCATGACCATGAGTCTCAGCTGCAGCAATACAAAGAGGAGATTGACAGGACCTTTAGCTCAAAG TTACAGAACGCACACCAAACTGCATTGGAGAAAAATGTTGCGGCCTCTGCGACCAAAGATGAGCTGCAATCCACCAAACTCAGGCTGGAGATGCTCAGCTCACAGGTCCAGCAGTATCAGAAAGAG aaATCTATGCTGGAGAGTCGTTTTCAGGAGCTAGAAAGGACTCATGAGAAGGAACGTCAAATTTGGCAGCAGAAGCTGAGTCAGAAGGACGAGGAGTTGTTGAATATGAGAAGCCGGATGTACAGCCAGCTGGAAGATTATGAGAACCTGTTGGACGTCAAACTGGCTCTGGACATGGAGATCAATGCCTACAGGAAGATGTTAGAAGTGGGGGAACAAAG ATTGCAGCTGTCACCCAGCCCTTCCCATTGCACAACCATACCTCGAATGCATGACCACAGCAGTCGTAAAATCAGAGGAAAGAAGCGCAAACGTGAGGGAGTCTCTGGAAGCTCACCTGCCCATAAAATGGCTAGTCTGCCATCACAGCATGGTGCTGTGAGCGTGGCAGAAGTCGACACGGCTGGAAGATACATCAAACTAAAGAACAACTCTGAGACG GAGCAGCCGCTAGGGGGTTGGGTAGTTAAAAGAACATACCAAAACTCAGGCGACATCTCCTTTCACATACCATCCACATGTGTCCTGGCTGGTGGGCAGACACTCACA ATTTGGGCAGCAGGtgcagaggtggaggctgaTTCTGGAGACCTGATTCTGCAGAACCATAGAAGCTGGGGTCCAATTACTGACACAAGAGTAATCCTCCTGAACCCCAACAATGAA GAAATGGCTGATTGCATGGTATGCACACAGATCACAGATGAAGAGGAAACTGGATTGGAATTTGATGATGAATATGTGGCAGGCAGTGACTTCCAGGACTTCCAGAGAAGG gacctggccaAGGAGGCCAGCTGTGCCGTCATGTGA
- the lmnl3 gene encoding lamin L3 isoform X2 has protein sequence MAHVTSTPSTTTTSGRSSRSATRRSAAAGLSASSSSSPSCLSRIQEKDDLRNLNDRLANYIQRVQDLESERSSMLIQLQKEESKSREMGNVRRLYEEELADVRKSLDGLAGERARLQIVHGNMCEDYKKLQSRIQKKENDLENALAQLRKVEAALSCKDSEFTKLLSDNRRLQEDFADLQAQLENLEGVLADTKNHMSSEILRRVEMENQVQTLKEQLELQKNISEQEIFEIRSRHKSRLVEVDAGRQKEFESKLAEAMQQLRHDHESQLQQYKEEIDRTFSSKLQNAHQTALEKNVAASATKDELQSTKLRLEMLSSQVQQYQKEKSMLESRFQELERTHEKERQIWQQKLSQKDEELLNMRSRMYSQLEDYENLLDVKLALDMEINAYRKMLEVGEQRLQLSPSPSHCTTIPRMHDHSSRKIRGKKRKREGVSGSSPAHKMASLPSQHGAVSVAEVDTAGRYIKLKNNSETEQPLGGWVVKRTYQNSGDISFHIPSTCVLAGGQTLTIWAAGAEVEADSGDLILQNHRSWGPITDTRVILLNPNNEITDEEETGLEFDDEYVAGSDFQDFQRRDLAKEASCAVM, from the exons ATGGCCCATgtcacctccaccccctccaccaccaccaccagcggCCGTTCGAGCCGCTCCGCCACGCGCCGCAGCGCAGCCGCCGGCCTGTcagcgtccagcagcagcagcccatccTGTCTGTCCCGCATTCAGGAGAAAGATGATCTCCGCAACCTCAACGACCGACTGGCCAACTACATCCAGCGGGTTCAGGATCTGGAAAGCGAGCGGTCCTCCATGCTGATCCAGCTGCAAAAGGAGGAATCGAAAAGCCGGGAGATGGGCAACGTCCGGCGGCTGTACGAAGAGGAATTGGCCGATGTCAGAAAGTCCCTGGACGGGTTGGCCGGAGAACGGGCCCGGCTGCAAATAGTGCACGGAAATATGTGCGAAGACTACAAAAAACTCCAGTCCAG GATTCAGAAGAAGGAGAATGATCTGGAAAATGCATTGGCACAGCTGAGGAAGGTTGAGGCAGCTCTTAGCTGTAAAGACTCTGAGTTTACCAAGCTGCTGTCTGACAACAGGAGACTCCAGGAAGACTTTGCTGATTTACAGGCCCAACTAGAAAAT TTGGAGGGAGTACTGGCAGACACAAAGAACCACATGAGCTCTGAGATCCTAAGAAGGGTTGAAATGGAGAACCAGGTTCAAACACTAAAAGAACAACTGGAACTCCAGAAGAACATCAGTGAGCAG GAGATTTTTGAGATCCGAAGCAGGCACAAGAGCCgtctggtggaggtggacgcagGACGCCAGAAGGAATTTGAAAGTAAATTGGCTGAGGCGATGCAGCAGCTTCGCCATGACCATGAGTCTCAGCTGCAGCAATACAAAGAGGAGATTGACAGGACCTTTAGCTCAAAG TTACAGAACGCACACCAAACTGCATTGGAGAAAAATGTTGCGGCCTCTGCGACCAAAGATGAGCTGCAATCCACCAAACTCAGGCTGGAGATGCTCAGCTCACAGGTCCAGCAGTATCAGAAAGAG aaATCTATGCTGGAGAGTCGTTTTCAGGAGCTAGAAAGGACTCATGAGAAGGAACGTCAAATTTGGCAGCAGAAGCTGAGTCAGAAGGACGAGGAGTTGTTGAATATGAGAAGCCGGATGTACAGCCAGCTGGAAGATTATGAGAACCTGTTGGACGTCAAACTGGCTCTGGACATGGAGATCAATGCCTACAGGAAGATGTTAGAAGTGGGGGAACAAAG ATTGCAGCTGTCACCCAGCCCTTCCCATTGCACAACCATACCTCGAATGCATGACCACAGCAGTCGTAAAATCAGAGGAAAGAAGCGCAAACGTGAGGGAGTCTCTGGAAGCTCACCTGCCCATAAAATGGCTAGTCTGCCATCACAGCATGGTGCTGTGAGCGTGGCAGAAGTCGACACGGCTGGAAGATACATCAAACTAAAGAACAACTCTGAGACG GAGCAGCCGCTAGGGGGTTGGGTAGTTAAAAGAACATACCAAAACTCAGGCGACATCTCCTTTCACATACCATCCACATGTGTCCTGGCTGGTGGGCAGACACTCACA ATTTGGGCAGCAGGtgcagaggtggaggctgaTTCTGGAGACCTGATTCTGCAGAACCATAGAAGCTGGGGTCCAATTACTGACACAAGAGTAATCCTCCTGAACCCCAACAATGAA ATCACAGATGAAGAGGAAACTGGATTGGAATTTGATGATGAATATGTGGCAGGCAGTGACTTCCAGGACTTCCAGAGAAGG gacctggccaAGGAGGCCAGCTGTGCCGTCATGTGA